From one Lycium ferocissimum isolate CSIRO_LF1 chromosome 7, AGI_CSIRO_Lferr_CH_V1, whole genome shotgun sequence genomic stretch:
- the LOC132063754 gene encoding uncharacterized protein LOC132063754 isoform X1: MKSHSTTNRNTVDDNDVVSLLPLQLIKSEIIPPAPNRSKSQTEFEPAIDWQPNFCGYSWIAYGATSLLVIRQLPNPNSPTETVIGTVFQQVIELSIDGTGVVSAVAWSPVMPCCGELAAALDNCIGLFSYNSNASNSSFCWSQTSTLVQSTKVDSITWTGSGDGIISGGIELILWRKKGRSWEIAWRFKPDLPQTLICATWSIEGPFAAAPPYRLHVEGSDSHIHAGNKCVFVCQRDADSRYLEAILPHPLPVSMIQWRPSTVTRSTRDGRHSRRLVLLTCCLDGAARLWTEIDDGRVRKVGKDSNEYKVNKFSFRVVAVIEVNQALNGRLGLDVYVRWATDINGIITVNGEAVSYSSADEHQHGNAGRCEWLIAVGPQTTLTFWAIHCLDDFSPVRAPRVTFWKRKELSSHNEMPRGLLLNKVFIMRNQVFGPPAVCSFINLLPSNYLAWMQFYSSKLPNGAKVSSELISTDDPNPNKCQTECLLSLCGRGLSNMDSHSSKILQVAVHPCLSELEIAASLDTDGKLLFWFFSSASNTMLGLPTLSPSWKLLGKGVTSVPQPKYTSLRWVPTLLSEERILVIGHADGIDFLLVKAVKTKELDIVCHKICTIPLTAGSQEQGPDSVFSIPLPSTCNKTFISNSFLLLAVWKKAFQALSWKIYLHHYDLTGSRCGCSFDSTNTFQNNILKFESSYSGKAYLVSVEPCSSIFPDPRHHDKISSSAVICPTNSGCSEEIFANNLYSNYFAYHMVTGCFDGSLQLWRSVPAASSNSLWDLVGTVALCQDPILAISASVCGRKIATVSKEGPLSTSTTIHIWECVRVEGAGSFILEDTLYFDADVVSSNWLTIGNGQFLLGVCSRNKLHVYAQKRCGGQCILEPERSLEGDIWVCLAASHTNPTIQDFFWGPKAMIVVVHDEYISVFSKFSYFMDKKLLPQLGGEACEESSVCHYGSDKVPVFLGDENRDNAQRQSDLPLKLEVVNETSLFSSVRKSKEGFTSVKNGIWSILEIAELVGGSIPLVHPEAFLVNLLSGNWKRSYVALQSVSKHVTSTKFSAKICCLRVFSGLIFPISLSNYLEGSVLLSSGEKSFQWGGPSDTSSWGYAASDNAFSISSARSEMTDFTEAFDKLQNFATISATEMMQIRAAIQLLDEVSNMQSTSYNSLDGPGRRFWVSVRFQQLYFVQRFGRLPSEGELVVYSGLIGWAFHSDCQDNLFDSLLSKQPSWQEMRDMGIGLWYTSVAQLRLKMEKLARQQYLKKKDPKACALLYIALNRLQVLAGLFKISKDEKDKPLVAFLSRNFQEDKNKAAALKNAYVLLGKHQLELAIAFFLLGGDTTSAVTVCVKNLGDEQLALVICRLVEGYGGTLEHYLISKFLLPSALAKGDYWLASVLEWMLGKYPQAYLRMLAFPTGSLNSKCIFSSRQPAFLDPNIGDFCLMLAAKTTMKNAIGEQNAASLSRWAILMRATALSRCGLPLEALECLSSSVSVTGDSNRRSVPDNVDSGCLHEMLSAMLIETSSNWLSLDVAFQIDSHIRSDLSMQYMSKMLRRHPSWVDNDITCLQEHMYTVSENQEYKLLLEAFQDELMTTVASFQLKFSIIPQHLMYSIFLSFCNRGLAYIGCHLLRDYINRYLSSEQGVGLDGCSLYPCLPDLFLEVSGELSYIFARYITVCSMDCFYLKSFTFRSNRADESFYCAIPELYNRRLCRSFWCLRAMMQFSSVSCTENVVGTHLTALDLSEYFLLFAFAWVQRNFSVLIPIVKPLLMANASDERDIKNIQKLLRESLEMMASDLPIHAAGSSVPNKNQMPQVQFGDVILSVPEERWHVMVASFWGYVASRLKHKLNLLCPELEESGLFLPPGGHPSISTSIFVNGNNVSTHNGMVPGLLAKIVKVTCGHISSYCVNQFASVLLESIDPGASTLFCSEDYQSQHKAADTKLSHSNNDLDKVTGEDELSAFEALWDFCSELKKANQDFVLQDQKILQHTLHKSFKGWSEMYPSIVSECEVDETYDREERLGSPSSAAGSPLACLSPNNHPFQSFGGKDTHHTKKVLPFRSPIEIYKRNGELLEALCINSIDQHEAALASNRKGLLFFNWEDGLPCGNKAGNVWAEADWPHNGWAGSESIPIPTCVSPGVGLGSKKGTHLGLGGATVGAGFLARPTFGLPGYANTGGSSLGWGFQEDFDEFLDPPATVENVRTRAFSTHPSRPFFLVGSSNTHIYLWEFGKDRATATYGVLPAANVPPPYALASVSAVKFDHCGHRFVSAASDGTVCTWQLEVGGRSNVRPTESSLCFNNYTSDVTYVTSSGSIIAAAGYSSSGVNVVIWDTLAPPATSRASIMCHEGGARSLAVFDNDLGSGSISPLIVTGGKGGDVGLHDFRYIATGKTKKQKHTEIGDHGVNSMVDTQKKTGDQNRNGMLWYIPKAHAGSVTKISTIPHTSFFLTGSKDGDVKLWDAKNAKLVFHWPKLHERHTFLQPSSRGFGGVVQAAVTDIQIVSHGFVTCGGDGAVKLVMLNDHLRR; this comes from the exons ATGAAGAGTCACAGTACCACTAACCGTAACACAGTAGACGATAACGACGTCGTTTCACTGTTACCACTTCAACTGATCAAATCTGAGATCATCCCTCCAGCACCAAACCGATCAAAATCTCAGACCGAATTCGAACCAGCAATTGACTGGCAACCGAACTTCTGTGGTTACTCATGGATCGCTTATGGTGCCACGTCACTCCTCGTTATACGTCAATTACCTAACCCGAATTCACCAACTGAGACTGTAATCGGTACGGTTTTTCAGCAGGTTATTGAGCTGTCGATTGATGGTACTGGTGTTGTTTCGGCTGTTGCTTGGTCACCGGTGATGCCTTGTTGTGGAGAGCTTGCTGCTGCACTTGATAACTGTATTGGATTGTTCTCTTATAACTCTAACGCTTCGAATA GTTCTTTTTGTTGGAGCCAGACATCAACGCTAGTACAATCCACAAAGGTGGACTCAATCACATGGACGGGGTCAGGAGACGGGATAATTTCAGGTGGCATTGAATTGATCTTATGGAGGAAGAAGGGGAGGTCATGGGAAATAGCTTGGAGATTTAAACCAGATTTGCCTCAGACTCTAATTTGTGCTACTTGGTCAATTGAAGGACCTTTTGCTGCTGCACCTCCGTATAGATTGCACGTTGAAGGTTCCGATTCCCATATCCATGCAGGAAACAAATGTGTTTTCGTATGTCAAAGAGATGCAGATTCTAGATATTTAGAGGCTATTCTACCTCACCCGTTACCTGTTTCTATGATACAGTGGAGACCATCTACAGTTACACGGTCAACTAGAGATGGCAGACATTCAAGGAGGTTGGTGTTATTAACATGCTGTCTAGATGGAGCTGCAAGGCTCTGGACTGAGATTGATGATGGGAGGGTTAGAAAAGTTGGCAAGGATAGTAATGAATACAAAGTGAATAAATTCTCTTTTCGTGTTGTCGCTGTTATTGAGGTAAACCAAGCATTAAATGGAAGGCTGGGCTTAGATGTATATGTAAGATGGGCAACAGATATTAATGGTATAATAACAGTTAATGGTGAAGCTGTGTCTTATTCTTCAGCAGATGAACATCAACATGGCAATGCTGGTAGGTGTGAATGGTTAATTGCTGTAGGTCCTCAAACAACACTGACTTTTTGGGCTATTCATTGTCTCGATGATTTTTCTCCTGTGAGAGCCCCGAGGGTGAcattttggaaaagaaaagagttgaGCAGTCATAACGAGATGCCAAGGGGATTGCTCTTAAATAAAGTCTTTATCATGAGAAATCAGGTCTTTGGTCCACCAGCTGTATGTTCTTTTATTAATCTATTACCAAGTAACTATCTAGCCTGGATGCAATTTTATTCTTCAAAACTCCCCAATGGTGCTAAGGTATCTTCAGAACTGATTAGCACCGATGATCCGAATCCAAATAAATGTCAGACTGAATGTTTATTATCATTATGTGGAAGGGGACTTTCAAATATGGACAGTCACAGCAGTAAAATTCTGCAAGTTGCAGTTCATCCTTGTTTATCTGAGTTGGAAATTGCTGCCTCTCTGGACACTGATGGAAAGCTCCTTTTTTGGTTCTTTTCTTCTGCTTCAAATACTATGTTGGGCCTCCCAACTTTGAGTCCATCTTGGAAACTTCTTGGAAAAGGTGTTACTTCAGTCCCTCAACCCAAGTACACAAGCTTAAGATGGGTTCCCACTCTGTTAAGTGAAGAACGGATTCTCGTCATTGGTCATGCAGATGGAATAGATTTCTTATTAGTTAAGGCTGTGAAAACCAAGGAATTGGACATAGTTTGTCACAAAATATGTACTATACCACTTACCGCTGGAAGTCAAGAACAGGGGCCGGACAGCGTCTTCTCAATTCCTTTGCCTTCCACTTGTAACAAAACCTTCATTTCCAATAGCTTTTTGTTGTTAGCTGTGTGGAAGAAAGCCTTTCAGGCTTTGTCGTGGAAAATTTACCTTCATCACTATGATTTGACTGGAAGTCGCTGTGGGTGCAGTTTTGACAGTACAAACACCTTCCAGAATAATATATTGAAATTTGAGAGTAGTTATTCTGGTAAGGCATACCTTGTCTCGGTTGAGCCTTGTTCATCAATTTTTCCAGACCCTCGTCACCATGATAAAATTTCAAGTTCTGCTGTTATCTGTCCCACAAACTCTGGTTGCAGTGAAGAGATTTTTGCTAATAATTTATATAGCAACTACTTTGCTTATCATATGGTCACTGGTTGTTTTGATGGTAGTTTGCAATTATGGAGAAGTGTGCCTGCTGCGAGCTCGAATTCTCTATGGGATCTTGTTGGTACGGTTGCTCTGTGTCAAGACCCTATTTTGGCTATATCTGCAAGTGTCTGTGGCCGAAAGATTGCAACTGTCTCGAAAGAAGGTCCATTAAGTACTTCTACTACTATTCATATATGGGAATGTGTGCGTGTTGAGGGTGCTGGCAGCTTTATACTAGAAGACACTTTGTATTTTGACGCAGATGTTGTCTCTTCTAATTGGTTGACGATTGGGAATGGTCAGTTTTTACTAGGTGTTTGCTCTAGAAATAAGTTGCATGTATATGCTCAGAAGAGATGTGGAGGTCAGTGCATTTTAGAACCGGAAAGATCATTAGAAGGCGACATTTGGGTATGTCTTGCAGCAAGTCACACTAATCCAACCATTCAGGACTTCTTTTGGGGACCCAAAGCCATGATAGTGGTTGTTCACGATGAATACATTTCTGTATTTAGCAAGTTCTCATATTTTATGGACAAGAAACTTCTGCCCCAGCTTGGTGGAGAAGCTTGCGAGGAGAGTTCCGTTTGTCACTATGGTTCTGATAAAGTGCCAGTATTTCTTGGTGATGAAAATCGTGACAATGCACAGCGTCAGTCTGATCTCCCGTTGAAACTGGAAGTGGTCAATGAGACTTCATTGTTTAGTAGTGTGAGAAAATCTAAAGAAGGCTTTACTTCTGTTAAAAATGGGATTTGGAGCATTTTAGAGATTGCAGAACTTGTAGGAGGATCTATTCCTCTTGTTCACCCAGAGGCATTTCTTGTGAACTTACTTTCAG GTAATTGGAAACGTTCATATGTAGCTCTGCAGTCTGTCAGTAAACATGTAACTTCCACAAAGTTTTCGGCGAAAATATGCTGCCTTCGTGTCTTCAGTGGTTTAATATTTCCCATTTCATTGTCAAACTATCTGGAAGGAAGTGTCTTGTTAAGTTCTGGTGAGAAGTCATTTCAATGGGGTGGACCTTCAGATACCTCAAGCTGGGGATATGCTGCATCTGATAATGCGTTCTCTATCTCTTCAGCAAGATCTGAAATGACTGACTTTACAGAAGCCTTTGATAAACTTCAGAATTTTGCAACTATATCTGCCACTGAAATGATGCAAATTCGTGCTGCTATTCAACTTCTAGATGAAGTTAGCAATATGCAGTCCACTTCTTATAATAGCCTTGATGGACCTGGTCGTAG GTTTTGGGTTTCAGTGAGGTTTCAGCAGCTATATTTTGTTCAAAGATTTGGCAGACTGCCATCAGAAGGTGAGCTGGTTGTGTACTCTGGGCTGATTGGATGGGCCTTCCACTCTGACTGCCAAGACAATTTGTTTGATTCTCTTTTATCTAAGCAACCATCTTGGCAAGAAATGCGTGATATGGGTATTGGACTATGGTATACAAGTGTGGCACAACTGCGACTGAAG ATGGAAAAGTTGGCAAgacaacaatatttaaagaaaaaagatcCCAAGGCATGTGCACTTCTTTATATTGCTTTAAATAGACTTCAAGTATTGGCGGGCCTTTTTAAGATTAGCAAAGATGAGAAAGATAAGCCGTTGGTGGCATTTCTTTCACGCAATTTTCAG GAAGATAAAAATAAGGCTGCTGCTCTAAAGAATGCCTACGTATTACTGGGGAAACATCAGTTGGAGCTCGCGATTGCTTTCTTTTTGCTTGGAGGAGATACAACGTCTGCTGTCACTGTTTGTGTGAAGAATCTTGGGGATGAGCAGCTTGCTCTTGTTATTTGCCGTCTTGTTGAAGGTTATGGTGGAACATTAGAGCATTATCTTATTTCAAAATTCCTCCTTCCGTCTGCTCTTGCCAAAGGTGACTACTGGCTTGCAAGTGTTCTGGAG TGGATGTTGGGAAAGTATCCACAGGCTTATCTTAGAATGCTTGCTTTCCCAACAGGGTCGTTGAACAGTAAGTGCATATTTTCATCCCGTCAACCTGCCTTCTTAGATCCAAACATTGGAGACTTTTGCCTAATGTTAGCAGCCAAGACTACCATGAAGAATGCTATTGGGGAGCAAAATGCTGCTTCCTTGAGTAGATGGGCGATCTTGATGAGGGCCACTGCCTTAAGCAGATGTGGTCTGCCT CTTGAAGCTTTGGAATGCCTTTCCTCTTCTGTGAGCGTCACTGGTGATTCAAATCGACGAAGTGTGCCTGATAATGTGGACTCTGGATGCCTGCATGAAATGCTGAGTGCAATGCTAATTGAAACTTCATCAAACTGGCTATCATTGGATGTGGCTTTTCAGATAGATTCACATATTAGATCAGATTTGTCTATGCAATACATGTCTAAGATGTTAAGGAGACATCCAAGCTGGGTAGACAATGATATAACATGTCTTCAGGAACACATGTATACTGTATCTGAGAATCAAGAATACAAGCTTTTACTTGAAGCTTTTCAAGATGAATTGATGACTACAGTTGCATCCTTTCAACTGAAGTTCTCCATAATCCCTCAACATCTTATGTACTCG ATCTTTTTGTCATTTTGCAACCGTGGTTTGGCGTATATAGGATGCCACTTGTTGCGAGACTACATAAATAGATATCTGTCAAGTGAGCAAGGCGTTGGACTTGATGGTTGCTCGTTGTATCCTTGCCTTCCAGATCTATTTCTCGAAGTATCTGGAGAACTATCTTATATTTTTGCAAGATACATCACTGTGTGTAGCATGGACTGTTTCTACTTGAAGTCATTCACCTTTAGGAGTAACAGAGCTGATGAAAGCTTCTATTGTGCCATTCCAGAGCTGTACAACAGGAGATTATGTCGGTCATTCTGGTGTCTTAGAGCCATGATGCAGTTCTCTTCTGTTTCTTGTACAGAAAATGTAGTAGGGACACATCTTACTGCCCTTGATTTATCAGAGTATTTTTTACTGTTTGCATTTGCTTGGGTCCAAAGAAATTTTAGTGTTCTTATCCCGATTGTGAAACCTCTCTTAATGGCAAACGCTTCAGACGAGAGAGACATAAAGAACATACAGAAACTGCTTCGTGAGTCTCTCGAAATGATGGCTTCTGATTTACCTATTCATGCTGCTGGATCTTCTGTTCCGAACAAGAATCAAATGCCACAAGTGCAATTTGGGGATGTCATATTGTCAGTTCCGGAAGAGAGATGGCATGTCATGGTTGCTTCCTTTTGGGGATATGTAGCTAGTCGTTTAAAACACAAGTTAAATCTGCTATGTCCGGAACTTGAAGAAAGCGGTTTGTTTCTACCTCCAGGCGGACATCCCAGTATATCTACGTCAATTTTTGTAAATGGCAACAATGTCTCAACCCATAATGGGATGGTTCCAGGACTTCTCGCTAAGATAGTAAAGGTCACATGCGGTCACATCTCTTCTTATTGTGTGAATCAGTTTGCATCTGTCCTGCTGGAGAGCATAGATCCAGGTGCAAGTACACTTTTCTGTTCTGAAGATTATCAGTCCCAACATAAAGCGGCAGATACTAAACTTAGTCATAGCAATAATGATCTGGATAAGGTGACTGGTGAAGATGAATTATCAGCGTTTGAGGCGTTATGGGATTTTTGTTCTGAGCTTAAGAAAGCTAATCAGGATTTTGTGCTTCAAGACCAGAAAATTTTACAGCATACCTTGCATAAGTCCTTTAAAGGATGGAGTGAAATGTACCCCAGCATCGTGAGTGAGTGTGAAGTTGACGAAACTTATGACAGAGAAGAAAGGCTTGGTAGTCCAAGTAGCGCAGCTGGATCTCCTCTTGCTTGTTTGTCACCAAATAATCATCCTTTTCAAAGTTTTGGGGGGAAGGATACACACCATACAAAAAAGGTTTTGCCTTTCCGTAGTCCGATAGAGATATATAAGAGAAATGGAGAACTTTTGGAG GCTTTGTGCATCAACTCCATTGATCAACATGAAGCTGCTCTTGCTAGCAATCGGAAG GGTTTATTATTCTTCAACTGGGAAGATGGACTTCCTTGTGGAAATAAAGCTGGCAATGTCTGGGCAGAGGCTGACTGGCCACATAATGGTTGGGCGGGATCCGAATCTATACCAATTCCCACTTGCGTCTCTCCTGGAGTGGGTCTGGGAAGTAAGAAGGGTACACACCTCGGGTTAGGTGGAGCAACTGTTGGCGCAGGTTTTTTGGCAAGACCTACATTCGGGCTTCCAGGTTACGCCAATACGGGTGGATCCAGTCTTGGCTGGGGGTTTCAAGAGGATTTTGATGAGTTTCTTGACCCTCCTGCCACAGTAGAAAATGTTCGGACAAGGGCATTCTCAACTCACCCTTCAAGGCCTTTTTTCTTGGTTGGATCAagcaacacacacatatatttatgGGAG TTTGGCAAAGATAGAGCTACTGCTACATATGGAGTGCTTCCCGCTGCAAATGTCCCTCCCCCATATGCTCTTGCCTCGGTATCTGCCGTGAAGTTTGATCATTGTGGTCACAGATTTGTCTCTGCTGCATCAGATGGTACTGTGTGCACGTGGCAGCTTGAAGTAGGAGGGAGGAGTAATGTTCGGCCAACAGAATCCTCTCTTTGCTTTAATAATTATACATC GGATGTCACATATGTTACTTCGAGTGGTTCAATCATAGCTGCCGCAGGGTATAGCTCCAGTGGCGTTAATGTTGTCATATGGGACACACTTGCTCCACCAGCAACGTCTCGGGCCTCCATAATGTGTCACGAAG GAGGTGCACGCTCTCTTGCAGTGTTTGATAATGATTTAGGAAGTGGTTCTATTTCTCCACTCATTGTAACGGGTGGGAAAGGTGGTGATGTTGGACTTCATGACTTCCGATATATAGCTACTGGAAAGACAAAAAAACAGAAGCATACAGAAATTGGTGACCATGGTGTGAATTCCATGGTTGACACGCAGAAGAAAACCGGTGATCAGAATCGTAATGGGATGCTCTGGTATATACCAAAGGCTCACGCAG GGAGTGTTACCAAAATATCTACCATACCACATACCAGCTTCTTCTTGACGGGAAGTAAAGATGGAGATGTAAAACTTTGGGATGCCAAAAATGCTAAACTAGTATTTCATTGGCCAAAATTGCATGAAAGACACACCTTCTTGCAGCCAAGCTCCCGTGGCTTTGGTGGTGTGGTTCAG GCAGCTGTTACAGATATTCAAATTGTTTCTCATGGTTTTGTTACATGTGGTGGAGATGGTGCTGTAAAGCTTGTGATGCTCAATGATCATTTAAGACGTTGA